A single genomic interval of Octopus bimaculoides isolate UCB-OBI-ISO-001 chromosome 10, ASM119413v2, whole genome shotgun sequence harbors:
- the LOC106869937 gene encoding EF-hand domain-containing family member B isoform X1 codes for MCEKLDNPLIQPSRLDEGSICINSEQSKDNCPCSSLNYVSKEQEYCKNIKDDSPKQTVGREIEDCKNVTVDTPKKTTRRKSKKRKDLVGECLQYPAQPPTPCFLKKFQDYYKTDVGLRRRHYGISYDPERYFTEKMWHCKVVKNPYPLEELISPHMKTQFQEICDNFKENLYMSKKHASVGKKSQWHIYAPEDVEQLRHGKTVEPDGDVGKVVNPPYSQAELREQDDKYHHLYVASHKDLYPGEHVQRGYKPPFKPSATFGDDVVKHSDGALTKASMKWVDMARKEKATPLISYDFEEFNRKTHPRVGTTLNQIRDGRKFPYDHIFGRHIIATDTVGTVIHDGTPFQYGDMKDHFGFLVALRKHLSETEYSRLTKVLIAMQQADAEKTGYLSTDEAMRIMLEQEFPINVEGLRAFLEMWNDENGGVNYHLLINSLNWKSPLPCSHMLPLDRLSQLGEKQEESLKSKVKEDKTKFRFQKSSSTINSVFDANGVTKNWRCYGIPNFRADLIPPKIQNLSNPRNYANQSDAFNLIRPSVYAEYGMDLEMMKPRTLDELKDIYGRSGLPTDEETFLKMHCIATNGKPDEKVSLHSIQKLFQRSGAPARLIK; via the exons GTCAGCAAAGAGCAGGAgtattgcaaaaatataaaagatgactCACCAAAACAAACA GTCGGCAGAGAGATAGAGGATTGCAAAAATGTGACAGTTGACACGCCTAAGAAAACG ACTCGCAGAAAATCAAAGAAACGAAAGGATTTGGTGGGGGAGTGCCTCCAGTACCCAGCTCAG CCACCGACACCATGCTTTTTAAAGAAATTCCAGGACTACTATAAGACAGATGTAGGTCTCCGCAGGAGACACTATGGTATTTCATACGATCCGGAACGCTACTTCACTGAAAAGATGTGGCACTGTAAAGTGGTGAAAAACCCTTACCCTTTAGAAGAACTGATCAGCCCACACATGAAAACACAGTTCCAAGAAATATGtgataattttaaagaaaacctGTACATGAGCAAAAAACATGCAAGCGTTGGAAAAAAGTCACAGTGGCACATTTACGCCCCAGAGGATGTTGAGCAATTGAGACATGGGAAAACCGTTGAACCTG aCGGGGATGTTGGGAAAGTGGTCAACCCCCCTTATTCCCAGGCCGAACTGAGAGAACAGGACGATAAGTACCACCACCTGTACGTGGCATCGCACAAGGACCTCTACCCTGGTGAACACGTGCAGAGGGGTTACAAGCCCCCTTTCAAACCTTCAGCAACATTTGGCGACGATGTAGTCAAGCACTCCGACGGAGCTTTAACAAAGGCCAGCATGAAGTGGGTAGACATGGCGAGGAAGGAGAAGGCCACGCCCCTGATATCCTACGACTTCGAAGAGTTCAACAGGAAAACACATCCCCGGGTAGGGACTACGCTAAACCA GATTCGAGATGGCAGGAAATTCCCGTATGACCACATTTTTGGTCGACATATAATAGCAACTGATACTGTTGGCACAGTGATCCATGATGGCACTCCATTCCAGTACGGTGACATGAAAGACCATTTTGGTTTCCTGGTTGCACTGCGGAAACATCTGAGTGAGACTGAGTACTCACGCTTGACTAAAGTCCTTATTGCAATGCAGCAGGCTGATGCG GAGAAAACTGGTTATCTGAGCACTGATGAAGCGATGAGAATAATGTTGGAGCAGGAATTTCCAATCAATGTGGAAGGGTTAAGGGCATTTCTAGAGATGTGGaatgatgaaaatggtggtgtCAACTACCATCTGTTAATAAACTCCCTCAACTGGAAAAGCCCTTTGCCATGTTCACATATGTTGCCATTGGATAGAC TTAGCCAGCTTGGAGAGAAGCAGGAGGAGAGTTTAAAGAGCAAGGTGAAGGAAGATAAGACAAAATTCCGTTTTCAGAAGAGTAGTAGCACGATTAATTCCGTTTTTGATGCCAATGGAGTGACCAAAA ATTGGCGTTGTTATGGGATTCCAAACTTTCGCGCAGATTTGATTCCTCCAAAGATTCAAAACCTTTCCAACCCAAGAAACTATGCTAACCAGAGCGATGCATTCAATCTGATAAGACCATCTGTTTATGCTGAGTATGGCATGGATTTGGAAATGATGAAACCCAGGACATTAGATGAA CTAAAAGATATTTATGGCAGAAGTGGGTTACCAACAGATGAAGAAACATTCCTGAAAATGCATTGTATCGCTACCAATGGCAAACCTGACGAAAAAGTCAGCTTGCACAGCATACAGAAACTATTTCAAAGATCAGGTGCACCTGccaggttgattaaataa
- the LOC106869937 gene encoding EF-hand domain-containing family member B isoform X2: protein MCEKLDNPLIQPSRLDEGSICINSEQSKDNCPCSSLNYVGREIEDCKNVTVDTPKKTTRRKSKKRKDLVGECLQYPAQPPTPCFLKKFQDYYKTDVGLRRRHYGISYDPERYFTEKMWHCKVVKNPYPLEELISPHMKTQFQEICDNFKENLYMSKKHASVGKKSQWHIYAPEDVEQLRHGKTVEPDGDVGKVVNPPYSQAELREQDDKYHHLYVASHKDLYPGEHVQRGYKPPFKPSATFGDDVVKHSDGALTKASMKWVDMARKEKATPLISYDFEEFNRKTHPRVGTTLNQIRDGRKFPYDHIFGRHIIATDTVGTVIHDGTPFQYGDMKDHFGFLVALRKHLSETEYSRLTKVLIAMQQADAEKTGYLSTDEAMRIMLEQEFPINVEGLRAFLEMWNDENGGVNYHLLINSLNWKSPLPCSHMLPLDRLSQLGEKQEESLKSKVKEDKTKFRFQKSSSTINSVFDANGVTKNWRCYGIPNFRADLIPPKIQNLSNPRNYANQSDAFNLIRPSVYAEYGMDLEMMKPRTLDELKDIYGRSGLPTDEETFLKMHCIATNGKPDEKVSLHSIQKLFQRSGAPARLIK from the exons GTCGGCAGAGAGATAGAGGATTGCAAAAATGTGACAGTTGACACGCCTAAGAAAACG ACTCGCAGAAAATCAAAGAAACGAAAGGATTTGGTGGGGGAGTGCCTCCAGTACCCAGCTCAG CCACCGACACCATGCTTTTTAAAGAAATTCCAGGACTACTATAAGACAGATGTAGGTCTCCGCAGGAGACACTATGGTATTTCATACGATCCGGAACGCTACTTCACTGAAAAGATGTGGCACTGTAAAGTGGTGAAAAACCCTTACCCTTTAGAAGAACTGATCAGCCCACACATGAAAACACAGTTCCAAGAAATATGtgataattttaaagaaaacctGTACATGAGCAAAAAACATGCAAGCGTTGGAAAAAAGTCACAGTGGCACATTTACGCCCCAGAGGATGTTGAGCAATTGAGACATGGGAAAACCGTTGAACCTG aCGGGGATGTTGGGAAAGTGGTCAACCCCCCTTATTCCCAGGCCGAACTGAGAGAACAGGACGATAAGTACCACCACCTGTACGTGGCATCGCACAAGGACCTCTACCCTGGTGAACACGTGCAGAGGGGTTACAAGCCCCCTTTCAAACCTTCAGCAACATTTGGCGACGATGTAGTCAAGCACTCCGACGGAGCTTTAACAAAGGCCAGCATGAAGTGGGTAGACATGGCGAGGAAGGAGAAGGCCACGCCCCTGATATCCTACGACTTCGAAGAGTTCAACAGGAAAACACATCCCCGGGTAGGGACTACGCTAAACCA GATTCGAGATGGCAGGAAATTCCCGTATGACCACATTTTTGGTCGACATATAATAGCAACTGATACTGTTGGCACAGTGATCCATGATGGCACTCCATTCCAGTACGGTGACATGAAAGACCATTTTGGTTTCCTGGTTGCACTGCGGAAACATCTGAGTGAGACTGAGTACTCACGCTTGACTAAAGTCCTTATTGCAATGCAGCAGGCTGATGCG GAGAAAACTGGTTATCTGAGCACTGATGAAGCGATGAGAATAATGTTGGAGCAGGAATTTCCAATCAATGTGGAAGGGTTAAGGGCATTTCTAGAGATGTGGaatgatgaaaatggtggtgtCAACTACCATCTGTTAATAAACTCCCTCAACTGGAAAAGCCCTTTGCCATGTTCACATATGTTGCCATTGGATAGAC TTAGCCAGCTTGGAGAGAAGCAGGAGGAGAGTTTAAAGAGCAAGGTGAAGGAAGATAAGACAAAATTCCGTTTTCAGAAGAGTAGTAGCACGATTAATTCCGTTTTTGATGCCAATGGAGTGACCAAAA ATTGGCGTTGTTATGGGATTCCAAACTTTCGCGCAGATTTGATTCCTCCAAAGATTCAAAACCTTTCCAACCCAAGAAACTATGCTAACCAGAGCGATGCATTCAATCTGATAAGACCATCTGTTTATGCTGAGTATGGCATGGATTTGGAAATGATGAAACCCAGGACATTAGATGAA CTAAAAGATATTTATGGCAGAAGTGGGTTACCAACAGATGAAGAAACATTCCTGAAAATGCATTGTATCGCTACCAATGGCAAACCTGACGAAAAAGTCAGCTTGCACAGCATACAGAAACTATTTCAAAGATCAGGTGCACCTGccaggttgattaaataa